Proteins encoded in a region of the Catenulispora sp. MAP5-51 genome:
- a CDS encoding LysR family transcriptional regulator translates to MAPKRDMDPKRLVALNAIAAHGGIASAARVLGTTPSAVSQQLSRLEQEAGVPLVDRGASRVRLTAAGRLLAGFGERIEQTLADAAQGLAAYAEAAVGPVAVGVPLAAVPEIAAAAVPWLAAHHPGITLRLVEAHTEDGLPALRVGDLDILLVADDRDTAIPVPPGIRSFVVFEARYLIVVPESWPVPTTPADLDGLPFITAPAGSALERAWSRFAAAHGIRPGVEHLAVHQITTRAMVTAGLGAALLPSYSGATTPGAKLSDIEVPGWYLLRMFRRRLSERSVPAVEAVASAVYEALLDAAVRYSEGPYAPRPVQVTHPRDPGSTTDYRPQPLLGFSDFSAGDRS, encoded by the coding sequence ATGGCCCCGAAGCGCGACATGGACCCCAAGCGCCTGGTCGCGCTCAACGCGATAGCCGCCCACGGCGGTATCGCCTCGGCCGCGCGGGTGCTCGGGACCACGCCGTCGGCGGTGTCGCAGCAACTCAGCAGGCTGGAACAGGAGGCCGGGGTCCCGTTGGTGGACCGGGGCGCCAGCCGGGTGCGGCTGACCGCGGCCGGGCGGCTGCTGGCCGGGTTCGGGGAGCGTATCGAGCAGACGCTGGCCGATGCGGCTCAGGGGCTCGCCGCCTATGCCGAGGCGGCCGTCGGGCCGGTGGCCGTCGGCGTGCCGCTGGCGGCCGTGCCGGAGATCGCCGCGGCCGCGGTGCCCTGGCTGGCCGCGCACCATCCGGGCATCACGCTCCGGCTCGTCGAGGCCCACACCGAGGACGGGCTGCCCGCGCTGCGCGTCGGCGATCTGGACATCCTGCTGGTGGCCGACGACCGGGACACCGCGATCCCGGTGCCGCCGGGCATCCGCTCCTTCGTCGTGTTCGAGGCCAGATACCTCATCGTGGTCCCGGAATCCTGGCCGGTCCCGACCACGCCGGCCGATCTCGACGGCCTCCCCTTCATCACCGCGCCGGCGGGCTCGGCGCTGGAGCGCGCCTGGAGCCGGTTCGCCGCCGCCCACGGGATCCGGCCCGGCGTCGAGCACCTGGCGGTGCACCAGATCACCACGCGCGCCATGGTCACGGCGGGGCTGGGCGCGGCGCTGCTGCCGTCGTACTCGGGGGCGACCACCCCCGGCGCCAAGCTGTCCGACATCGAGGTCCCGGGCTGGTATCTGCTGCGCATGTTCCGCCGCCGGCTCAGCGAGCGCTCGGTGCCGGCGGTGGAGGCCGTCGCCTCGGCCGTCTATGAGGCGCTGCTGGATGCCGCGGTGCGCTACAGCGAAGGTCCGTACGCGCCCCGGCCGGTGCAGGTCACCCACCCGCGGGATCCCGGCTCCACCACGGACTACCGCCCGCAGCCGTTGCTCGGGTTCAGCGACTTCAGCGCCGGTGATCGTTCGTAA
- a CDS encoding AAA family ATPase — protein sequence MSHDTRYQLLGRGRELETLDRLLRDVRAGHSRVLVLRGEAGIGKSALLEYVAAQVGQATRAGQSGQSGYSGQSGQTQPAVQAQVVRTAGVEAESDFAYSALQQLCAPLLAHVDRLPPVQQDALRVAFGLSSGAVPELMLVGMAVLGLFAEAAAASPLVCLVDDAQWLDLMSRLILAFVGRRLDAEAVALIFAERLADGETEGPAGLAGLPDLAVTGLTDADARTLLQEALPGPVDARVRDRIVAETGGNPLALLELPRSRTAAELAFGFGNHGGGPSTAADGGVATRVEDGFGRRVAALPPQTRTLLLVAAVEPVGDAPLLWRALDLLDVGPEAAAPAEAADLITMGAPVRFRHPLVRSAIWRTADATALRAAHRALAEATDADRDPDRRAWHRAHAAVEPDEDVAAALERSADRALARGGRAAAGSFLERATALTPDAQGRARRALAAAQAYLDAGLPARVPDLLAAAELGELSPLQRGTTARLRAMATHVVNPGIGVVEPLLAAAIQLRDLDPSAARHTCLVAFGAALSTGRNDPNALRRAAEAVRDLPSGDDAPGRIAQGLAAWATEGPVAAITPLEQALRSFTDTKDLPLLWYAANTAVELGDLKALQDITDRAVRFARTTGTLSILPPALTYQATAVGYAGSFPQAAELLAEAAAAEQTMGLPTYRATKAMVAAHQGHKQDTLDLTESMERDGEQHGLGRLIGLAAYARAVLHNGHGDYPLALQAANRGLEYPDFAVHYCTLSELVEAATRAGEPAVAARACAKLADWSQSGTPWALGTYALADALTGAPKVAEDRYREAIDRFTTGGLDTFATRARLLFGEWLRRQNRRAQARDELRTAHEAALAIGMEAFAERARRELLATGETVRKRTVGTPVLTPQEAQIARLAAAGQSNAEIGAELFLSPRTVEWHLRNVFAKAGISSRRELGAALS from the coding sequence ATGTCGCACGACACGAGGTACCAGTTGCTCGGCCGCGGCCGCGAACTGGAGACGCTGGACCGGCTGCTGCGGGACGTGCGCGCCGGGCACAGCCGGGTGCTGGTGCTGCGCGGGGAGGCCGGCATCGGCAAGTCGGCGCTGCTGGAGTACGTGGCGGCGCAGGTCGGCCAGGCCACTCGAGCCGGCCAGTCCGGGCAATCAGGGTATTCCGGGCAGTCCGGCCAGACCCAGCCTGCCGTGCAGGCGCAAGTGGTCCGCACCGCCGGAGTCGAGGCCGAGTCGGACTTCGCATACTCGGCGTTGCAGCAACTGTGCGCCCCACTCCTTGCACACGTGGACCGACTCCCCCCGGTGCAGCAGGACGCGCTGCGCGTCGCCTTCGGCCTGAGCTCGGGCGCCGTCCCGGAGTTGATGCTGGTCGGGATGGCGGTGCTGGGGCTGTTCGCCGAGGCCGCAGCCGCCTCGCCCCTGGTGTGCCTGGTCGACGACGCGCAGTGGCTGGACCTGATGTCGCGGCTGATCCTGGCCTTCGTCGGCCGACGGCTGGACGCCGAGGCTGTGGCGCTGATCTTCGCCGAACGCCTCGCCGACGGCGAGACGGAAGGCCCGGCCGGGCTGGCCGGGCTGCCCGACCTGGCCGTGACCGGACTGACCGACGCCGACGCGCGCACCCTGCTCCAAGAGGCGCTGCCCGGCCCGGTCGACGCGCGCGTGCGCGACCGCATCGTCGCCGAGACCGGCGGCAACCCCTTGGCCCTGCTCGAACTGCCGCGCAGCCGGACCGCCGCGGAGCTGGCGTTCGGCTTCGGCAACCACGGCGGCGGACCGAGCACGGCCGCCGACGGCGGCGTGGCGACCCGCGTCGAGGACGGCTTCGGCCGGCGCGTGGCGGCCCTGCCCCCGCAGACCCGCACCCTGCTGCTGGTGGCAGCCGTCGAACCCGTGGGCGACGCACCATTGTTGTGGCGGGCGCTGGACCTTCTGGACGTCGGCCCCGAGGCGGCCGCACCGGCCGAGGCCGCAGACCTGATCACCATGGGCGCCCCGGTCCGTTTCCGGCACCCGCTGGTGCGCTCGGCGATCTGGCGCACAGCCGACGCCACAGCCCTGCGCGCCGCACACCGCGCCCTGGCCGAGGCCACCGACGCCGACCGCGACCCCGACCGCCGCGCCTGGCACCGGGCCCACGCCGCCGTCGAACCGGACGAGGACGTCGCCGCCGCCCTGGAACGCTCCGCCGACCGGGCCCTGGCGCGCGGCGGCCGGGCAGCAGCCGGCTCGTTCCTGGAGCGCGCCACCGCACTCACCCCGGACGCCCAAGGCCGGGCACGCAGAGCCCTGGCCGCAGCGCAGGCCTATCTGGACGCCGGTCTGCCGGCCCGCGTACCCGACCTGCTCGCCGCCGCCGAACTCGGCGAACTCAGCCCCCTGCAACGCGGCACCACGGCCCGGCTGCGCGCCATGGCCACCCACGTGGTCAACCCCGGGATCGGCGTGGTGGAGCCGCTGCTGGCCGCAGCGATCCAGCTGCGCGACCTCGACCCGTCCGCCGCCCGGCACACCTGCCTGGTGGCCTTCGGCGCGGCCCTGAGCACGGGACGCAACGACCCGAACGCCCTGCGGCGCGCCGCCGAAGCCGTCCGCGACCTACCCAGCGGCGACGACGCGCCCGGACGGATCGCCCAAGGTCTGGCCGCCTGGGCCACCGAAGGCCCGGTAGCCGCGATCACCCCGCTGGAGCAAGCCCTGCGCTCCTTCACCGACACCAAGGACCTGCCGCTGCTGTGGTACGCCGCGAACACGGCGGTGGAACTCGGCGACCTGAAGGCGTTGCAGGACATCACCGACCGCGCGGTGCGCTTCGCCCGGACGACCGGCACCCTGTCGATCCTGCCGCCGGCGCTGACGTATCAGGCCACTGCTGTGGGCTACGCGGGAAGCTTCCCCCAAGCCGCCGAACTGCTCGCCGAGGCAGCGGCCGCTGAGCAGACCATGGGCCTGCCGACGTACCGGGCCACCAAAGCAATGGTCGCCGCGCACCAGGGACACAAGCAGGACACCCTGGACCTGACCGAATCCATGGAGCGCGACGGCGAACAGCACGGCCTGGGACGCCTGATCGGCCTGGCGGCCTACGCACGAGCGGTACTGCACAACGGCCACGGCGACTACCCGCTGGCCCTGCAAGCCGCCAACCGGGGCCTGGAATACCCGGACTTCGCAGTGCACTACTGCACCCTGAGCGAACTGGTCGAGGCCGCAACCCGCGCCGGCGAACCAGCCGTGGCGGCTCGCGCCTGCGCGAAGCTGGCCGACTGGAGCCAGTCCGGCACCCCATGGGCACTGGGAACATACGCACTCGCCGACGCCCTCACCGGCGCACCGAAGGTCGCCGAAGACCGCTACCGCGAAGCAATAGACCGCTTCACCACCGGCGGCCTGGACACCTTCGCGACCCGCGCCCGCCTCCTGTTCGGCGAATGGCTCCGCCGTCAAAACCGCCGAGCCCAAGCCCGCGACGAACTCCGCACGGCCCACGAAGCCGCACTCGCCATCGGCATGGAAGCCTTCGCCGAACGCGCACGCCGCGAACTACTCGCCACCGGCGAGACGGTCCGCAAGCGCACCGTCGGCACCCCGGTCCTGACACCGCAGGAGGCCCAGATCGCCCGCCTCGCCGCGGCCGGCCAGTCGAACGCCGAAATCGGCGCGGAGCTGTTCCTCAGCCCCCGCACGGTGGAATGGCACCTGCGGAACGTGTTCGCGAAGGCGGGGATTTCGTCGCGGCGGGAGTTGGGCGCGGCGCTTTCCTAG
- a CDS encoding AAA family ATPase: MKLLGRRTECARLDVLLKAMRGGASDVLVLSGEAGIGKTALLDYAVRCAADVRILRASGVESEMELPYAALHRLCLPLLDGVDHLPGPQAEALATVFGMRAGDRPGPFLVGLGVLNLLAEAARGGPLLCAVDDAHWLDEASAQAIAFVARRLRAESILMLITSRTPIPSMRGLVELGVEGLAPAAAGELLDSVVRWPLDDGVRAALLAEARGNPLALLELPLASPDRLAGGFGLLEATALTGRIEESFRRRIAELPADSQELLLLAAAESAGDPVLIWRAAAALGLSPDAGGACEDAELLTIGVRFAFRHPLVRSAVYHAASAEARRRVHRVLADATSREADPDRRAWHLGQAAERQDEAVAAELEASADRAQSRGGLAAAAAFLERAAALTPDPVKRAERELLAARDKYHAGAPEGAQVLLDKVESGPYDELRSAHVLQLRGHLAFVTGSAALAPSLLLEAARRFEVLDPVLARETYLDAIIYALRVGRFADDVTVTEVAKAAAAAPAPRREASEEPRAQDLLLDALAVVYTEGHEKGAPLVRRALDAFSPDGLSIVEATRWLSLACYGAFATWDDVAWERISAESVRHIRAAGALGMLPVAHSQRMLAHLHAGQFQAAADLLEESDAIVAAIGVDRPAYDVAGVAAWRGQADQAFELLRVAEDAAGERRDGNGLMFVRYASAVLLNGLGRFGEARDAALAAANPRGSAFAYWALTELVEAAVRCGDRALAEQAVEQIAALTTPSGTDWGLGTEARMRGLISEGAGAEAEVGAGPGAEAYYLEAIKRLGRSRGVMDLARTHLVYGEWLRGQERVAEAREQLSTAHGRFAEMGAEAYAERARRELAACGVSVAGPAAQKAVELTEQERQIARRARDGRSNAEIGAELFLSGRTVEWHLRKVFSKLGISSRRELRSVLS; this comes from the coding sequence ATGAAGCTGCTGGGCCGGCGCACCGAGTGCGCACGACTGGACGTGCTCCTCAAGGCGATGCGTGGGGGGGCCAGCGATGTGCTCGTCCTGTCGGGCGAGGCGGGTATCGGCAAGACGGCGCTGCTGGACTATGCAGTGCGCTGCGCCGCCGATGTGCGGATCCTGCGGGCCTCCGGCGTCGAGTCCGAGATGGAGCTGCCCTACGCGGCGCTGCACCGGCTGTGCCTGCCGTTGCTCGACGGCGTCGATCATCTGCCCGGGCCGCAGGCCGAGGCGCTGGCGACGGTGTTCGGGATGCGGGCCGGGGATCGGCCCGGTCCGTTCCTGGTCGGTCTCGGCGTGCTCAACCTGCTCGCCGAGGCGGCGCGCGGCGGTCCGCTGCTGTGCGCGGTCGATGACGCGCATTGGCTCGACGAGGCCTCGGCGCAGGCGATCGCGTTCGTGGCGCGTCGGTTGCGGGCCGAGTCGATCCTGATGCTGATCACCAGCCGCACACCGATTCCGAGCATGCGCGGGCTGGTGGAGCTGGGGGTCGAGGGGCTTGCTCCGGCGGCGGCCGGGGAGTTGCTGGACTCGGTGGTGCGCTGGCCGTTGGACGACGGGGTGCGTGCGGCGCTCCTGGCCGAGGCACGCGGCAATCCGCTGGCGTTGCTGGAGTTGCCGCTGGCTTCGCCTGATCGGCTCGCCGGCGGCTTCGGGTTGCTGGAGGCCACAGCGCTGACGGGGCGGATCGAGGAGAGCTTCCGGCGGCGGATCGCGGAGTTGCCTGCCGATTCGCAGGAGCTGTTGCTGCTCGCCGCGGCTGAGTCGGCCGGGGATCCGGTGCTGATCTGGCGTGCTGCCGCGGCGTTGGGACTGAGCCCTGATGCCGGGGGTGCTTGTGAGGACGCCGAGCTGCTCACGATCGGGGTGCGCTTCGCGTTCCGGCATCCGTTGGTGCGGTCGGCGGTGTATCACGCGGCGTCGGCCGAGGCGAGACGTCGGGTGCATCGGGTGCTGGCCGACGCGACGTCGCGCGAGGCTGATCCGGACCGGCGTGCCTGGCATCTGGGGCAGGCCGCGGAGCGGCAGGACGAGGCGGTGGCCGCCGAGTTGGAGGCGTCGGCCGATCGGGCGCAGTCTCGGGGCGGGTTGGCCGCGGCGGCCGCGTTTTTGGAGCGTGCCGCGGCGCTGACGCCGGATCCGGTGAAGCGGGCTGAGCGTGAGCTGCTTGCCGCGCGCGACAAGTACCACGCGGGTGCCCCGGAGGGGGCGCAGGTGTTGCTGGACAAGGTGGAATCCGGGCCGTACGACGAGCTGCGGTCGGCACACGTGCTGCAACTGCGCGGGCACTTGGCCTTCGTCACCGGCAGCGCGGCTCTGGCGCCGAGTCTGTTGTTGGAGGCGGCGCGGCGGTTCGAGGTGCTCGATCCGGTGCTGGCTCGCGAGACCTATCTGGACGCGATCATCTACGCGCTCAGGGTCGGGCGGTTCGCTGACGACGTCACGGTGACCGAGGTGGCCAAGGCGGCGGCTGCCGCGCCGGCGCCGCGGCGGGAGGCGTCTGAGGAGCCGCGTGCGCAGGATCTGCTGCTTGACGCGCTGGCCGTGGTCTACACCGAGGGGCACGAGAAGGGCGCGCCTTTGGTGCGGCGGGCGTTGGACGCGTTCTCGCCGGACGGGTTGTCGATCGTCGAGGCGACCCGGTGGCTGTCGCTGGCCTGCTACGGGGCTTTCGCGACGTGGGACGACGTGGCCTGGGAGCGGATCTCCGCGGAGAGCGTCCGGCATATCCGGGCCGCCGGCGCCCTCGGGATGCTGCCGGTCGCGCATTCGCAGCGGATGCTGGCGCATCTGCATGCGGGGCAGTTCCAGGCCGCGGCGGACTTGTTGGAGGAGTCCGACGCCATCGTCGCGGCGATCGGGGTGGATCGGCCCGCGTACGACGTGGCGGGGGTGGCGGCTTGGCGGGGGCAGGCGGATCAGGCTTTTGAGTTGCTGCGGGTTGCCGAGGACGCGGCGGGGGAGCGGCGTGACGGCAATGGGTTGATGTTTGTGCGGTACGCGTCGGCGGTGCTGCTCAATGGGCTCGGTCGGTTTGGCGAGGCTCGGGATGCTGCGCTGGCGGCGGCGAATCCGAGGGGGTCGGCGTTCGCTTACTGGGCGTTGACGGAGCTTGTCGAGGCGGCGGTGCGGTGCGGGGATCGGGCGCTGGCGGAGCAGGCGGTGGAGCAGATCGCTGCGTTGACGACGCCGAGTGGGACCGATTGGGGGCTTGGTACTGAGGCACGGATGCGGGGGCTGATCAGCGAGGGCGCGGGGGCCGAGGCTGAGGTTGGGGCTGGGCCCGGGGCGGAGGCGTACTACCTCGAGGCGATCAAGCGGCTGGGGCGCAGCCGAGGGGTTATGGATCTGGCACGTACCCATCTGGTGTACGGCGAGTGGCTGCGCGGGCAGGAGCGGGTTGCCGAGGCGCGGGAGCAGTTGAGCACGGCGCATGGACGGTTCGCGGAGATGGGCGCTGAGGCTTATGCCGAGCGTGCACGGCGGGAACTGGCCGCGTGTGGGGTTTCCGTTGCCGGGCCTGCGGCGCAGAAGGCGGTCGAGCTGACGGAGCAGGAGCGTCAGATCGCTCGGCGGGCGCGCGATGGGCGCTCGAACGCGGAGATCGGGGCGGAGCTGTTCCTCAGCGGGCGGACCGTGGAGTGGCATCTGCGGAAGGTGTTCAGCAAATTGGGGATCAGTTCGCGGCGGGAGTTGCGGTCGGTGCTTTCTTGA
- a CDS encoding TetR/AcrR family transcriptional regulator, translated as MQRDADATRRRLIAAGRTEFAARGLTGARVDRIAEAAQANKAQIYHYFKSKAGLFDAVWEDVLRETVEGLPLDVADLPGAAALLCDAYVDHPELSRLITWRRLEREDLATVSPTTPDAQGRITLIGQALRDGVIGGRFDADVLFALILHVAAFWEFSSPDVMASVSVTDRAERREVVRSVAAALLEGASET; from the coding sequence ATGCAGCGAGACGCTGACGCCACCAGGCGGCGTCTGATCGCCGCGGGCCGCACCGAGTTCGCCGCGCGCGGGCTCACCGGGGCCCGGGTGGACCGCATCGCCGAGGCCGCGCAGGCCAACAAGGCGCAGATCTACCACTACTTCAAAAGCAAGGCCGGGCTGTTCGACGCGGTGTGGGAGGACGTCCTGCGGGAGACCGTCGAGGGGCTGCCGCTGGACGTCGCGGACCTGCCCGGGGCCGCGGCCCTGCTGTGCGACGCCTACGTCGACCATCCCGAGCTGTCGCGCCTGATCACCTGGCGGCGCCTGGAGCGCGAGGACCTGGCGACGGTCAGCCCGACGACGCCCGACGCCCAGGGCCGGATCACGCTCATCGGACAGGCGCTGCGCGACGGCGTGATCGGCGGCCGGTTCGACGCCGACGTGCTGTTCGCGCTGATCCTGCATGTTGCTGCGTTCTGGGAGTTCAGCAGCCCGGACGTGATGGCCTCGGTGTCGGTCACCGACCGCGCCGAGCGGCGCGAGGTGGTGCGGTCAGTGGCCGCCGCGCTACTGGAGGGCGCTTCAGAAACCTGA
- a CDS encoding alpha/beta fold hydrolase produces MMNRRTFTKAVGLGVGATAATAVSTGAASAALGTGSSATGNGHGRPGGKPPVIPTIAPGTHTTFSSLKQVRAGVLDIGYAEAGPKHGPVAILLHGWPYDIHSFVDVAPLLADAGYRVIVPYLRGHGSTTFLSSATVRNAQQSAIALDIIALMDALHIGKAVVAGFDWGSRTADIMAALWPERVKALVSTSGYLITNVAAQKNPLPPKAEQVWWYQYYFATDRGQTAMQTPADRDALCRLVWDDVSPSWNFDDATFNRTAAAFTNPDYAAIVIHNYRWRLGLADGERRYDRYEQLLAAKPTIGVPTITIDPALDPFLASTDGTAYRGFFTGPYDHRVYTGIGHDAPQEAPTAFAQAVVDVDYM; encoded by the coding sequence ATGATGAACAGGCGGACGTTCACCAAGGCGGTCGGGCTCGGTGTGGGCGCCACGGCCGCGACGGCTGTGTCGACCGGTGCGGCGTCGGCGGCGCTGGGCACCGGCTCCAGCGCGACTGGGAACGGCCACGGCCGCCCCGGCGGCAAGCCCCCGGTGATCCCGACCATCGCCCCGGGGACGCACACCACCTTCTCGTCCCTGAAGCAGGTGCGGGCCGGCGTGCTGGACATCGGCTACGCCGAGGCCGGCCCCAAGCACGGCCCGGTGGCGATCCTGTTGCACGGCTGGCCCTACGACATCCACAGCTTCGTCGACGTGGCGCCGCTGCTGGCCGACGCCGGGTACCGGGTCATCGTGCCCTACCTGCGCGGCCACGGCTCGACTACGTTCCTCTCCTCGGCCACCGTGCGCAACGCCCAGCAGTCGGCGATCGCGCTGGACATCATCGCGCTGATGGACGCGCTGCACATCGGCAAGGCGGTCGTCGCCGGCTTCGACTGGGGCTCGCGCACCGCCGACATCATGGCCGCGCTGTGGCCCGAGCGCGTCAAGGCGCTGGTCTCCACCTCCGGATACCTCATCACCAACGTCGCGGCGCAGAAGAACCCGCTGCCGCCCAAGGCCGAGCAGGTCTGGTGGTACCAGTACTACTTCGCCACCGACCGCGGCCAGACGGCCATGCAGACCCCCGCCGACCGCGACGCCCTGTGCCGCCTGGTCTGGGACGACGTCTCCCCGAGCTGGAACTTCGACGACGCGACGTTCAACCGCACCGCGGCCGCCTTCACCAACCCCGACTACGCGGCGATCGTCATCCACAACTACCGCTGGCGCCTCGGCCTGGCCGACGGCGAGCGCCGCTACGACCGGTACGAGCAGCTGCTGGCGGCCAAGCCCACCATCGGCGTGCCGACCATCACCATCGACCCGGCGCTGGACCCGTTCCTGGCCTCCACCGACGGCACCGCCTACCGCGGGTTCTTCACCGGCCCGTACGACCACCGCGTCTACACCGGCATCGGCCACGACGCGCCCCAGGAGGCGCCGACCGCGTTCGCGCAGGCCGTCGTGGACGTCGACTACATGTAA
- a CDS encoding alpha/beta hydrolase: MNRIPVVLIHGAWLHMSSWKGWSDRFSAHGYDVHVPNWPGEPDAVPQAREDPGPLGGFGLDELTAHYEKAIHELDSLPVLIGHSAGGLIARQLLDAGLARAAVAIAPMPGHGPWPESAASGGGLAMRSEDYVPLPQPQFRHTIANAVGKEEAAQLYSRYVVPAPHRLLADLGLDGEGRETEQTPTPTTARGPLLLISGQEDRMVADAVTRATYKLYGDSTAVTDLKQFADRGHSLVIDSGWPAVADYVLAWLAANGITTAAE; this comes from the coding sequence GTGAATCGCATCCCCGTTGTCCTCATCCACGGTGCGTGGCTCCACATGTCGTCTTGGAAGGGCTGGTCGGATCGGTTCTCCGCGCACGGCTACGACGTCCACGTCCCGAACTGGCCCGGCGAACCCGACGCCGTGCCGCAGGCCCGCGAAGACCCGGGCCCGCTCGGCGGCTTCGGCCTGGACGAGCTCACCGCGCACTACGAGAAGGCGATCCACGAGCTGGACAGCCTCCCGGTCCTGATCGGGCACTCGGCCGGCGGCCTGATCGCCCGGCAGCTGCTCGACGCGGGCCTGGCCCGGGCCGCGGTGGCCATCGCGCCGATGCCGGGCCACGGGCCCTGGCCGGAGTCGGCCGCATCCGGCGGCGGGCTCGCGATGCGATCCGAGGACTACGTACCGCTCCCCCAGCCCCAGTTCCGGCACACGATCGCCAACGCGGTGGGCAAGGAGGAGGCCGCGCAGCTGTACTCCCGCTACGTCGTCCCGGCTCCGCACCGGCTGCTGGCCGACCTCGGGCTCGACGGCGAAGGGCGGGAGACGGAGCAGACGCCCACGCCCACGACGGCGCGCGGCCCGCTGCTGCTGATCTCGGGGCAGGAGGACCGCATGGTCGCCGACGCCGTCACGCGCGCGACGTACAAGCTCTACGGCGACTCCACCGCGGTGACGGACCTGAAGCAGTTCGCCGACCGGGGCCACTCGCTGGTGATCGACAGCGGATGGCCGGCGGTCGCCGACTACGTGCTGGCCTGGCTGGCCGCCAACGGGATCACCACGGCGGCCGAGTGA